A window from Cryptomeria japonica chromosome 1, Sugi_1.0, whole genome shotgun sequence encodes these proteins:
- the LOC131040640 gene encoding abietadienol/abietadienal oxidase-like gives MAQSGTRIPHGFDMSRILEDDPNQANQVNRRHRRPNSCVYLFKFNITILLYFLKGEEKKVPPTSKGLPFLGHTLLWFYYMAKPDPLAFLHKYILPYGEIVTCSLFGKPTVVSVDPEFNKFVLQNEGRLFKASYFKSLHDLMGMYSMISVTGDLHRQLHGSAFVLNVMAKHLLNVSEDIETDELFSLVTDFINGIVSVPVEMLGCAYAKGLRARRILSSKFDKLMDERKINPRDDLLSKLVNEENLPKEIVTDFLLILLIASYETASRTMEEHETIQKHKGDEKLQWEDYKKMKFTQYVINEALRLSSIAVGLVRETTEDVTAKGGYVIPKGWGVMTFFYAVHMNGKFFNDPLKFNPWQLLWKNYDMLFSPFGGGRRLCPGADLARMSISFFLHYFVTKFRWEFVKEGRITFFPIPHIEGGLPIRLFAKSPTSLE, from the exons TATATCTGTTCAAGTTTAACATCACAATTCTACTGTATTTTTTGAAGGGAGAGGAGAAAAAGGTGCCTCCTACATCTAAGGGGTTGCCTTTTCTTGGTCACACCCTGTTATGGTTCTATTACATGGCCAAGCCTGACCCACTTGCATTTCTTCACAAATACATACTTCC GTATGGTGAAATAGTTACATGCAGTCTGTTTGGAAAGCCAACAGTGGTGTCTGTGGATCCTGAATTCAACAAGTTTGTTCTGCAAAATGAAGGAAGATTGTTTAAAGCAAGTTACTTTAAATCACTTCATGATCTAATGGGTATGTATAGCATGATATCAGTGACAGGAGATCTGCACAGACAACTCCATGGAAGTGCT TTTGTTTTGAATGTGATGGCCAAGCACTTGCTCAATGTGTCAGAAGACATAGAAACAGATGAGCTGTTTAGCCTCGTGACAGACTTCATAAATGGAATTGTTTCAGTCCCAGTAGAGATGTTAGGTTGTGCTTATGCAAAAGGATTGAGGGCCAGACGGATTTTGAGTAGCAAGTTTGACAAGCTCATGGATGAAAGGAAAATAAATCCTCGTGATGATTTGTTATCTAAGCTTGTAAATGAGGAGAATCTTCCAAAGGAGATTGTGactgattttcttttaattttactCATTGCAAGCTATGAGACTGCATCTAGAACAATG GAGGAGCATGAAACAATCCAAAAACACAAGGGAGATGAGAAACTTCAGTGGGAAGACTATAAAAAGATGAAATTCACTCAATAT GTTATAAATGAAGCTCTTCGACTGTCAAGCATAGCTGTGGGGCTTGTAAGAGAAACAACAGAAGACGTTACAGCTAAAGGTG GCTATGTGATACCTAAAGGATGGGGAGTAATGACATTTTTCTACGCAGTCCATatgaatggaaaattctttaacgaTCCTCTCAAATTCAATCCCTGGC AACTACTGTGGAAGAACTATGATATGCTATTTTCCCCATTTGGAGGAGGAAGACGGTTATGTCCAGGAGCTGACTTGGCTAGAATGAGCATCTCCTTTTTCCTTCACTACTTTGTAACAAAGTTTAG ATGGGAGTTTGTTAAAGAGGGGAGGATCACTTTCTTTCCTATTCCTCACATAGAAGGTGGTTTGCCCATTCGTCTGTTTGCCAAAAGCCCAACTTCCCTGGAATAA